From the Cohaesibacter sp. ES.047 genome, the window AGCAGTGACTAAAAAATGACTATTCGTTCAAAAATTAGGCGCAACATTGCTTCTTGGAGCCGCAGTTTTAAGGTGACTCCAATTGGTCGGACGTGGTTTCGCATGCCGCTGACGGTCTGCTTCTGGTGATGCGTTGTTCCCTTGCTCCATTGCTCATGTTTTGAGGTTTGGCGATATGGATTGCTCTATGCAAATCCCATTCCAGTTTCGCCTAAAGTATAAAATGGATAGAGCGTGCGTGTGTCGGTGAGCGGCCAAGACGCAAATGGCCGAATTCTGCAGATTTTTGGCTGTCCGGAGAGGCTTGTGATTGCAAGGCGTAGTTGTTGGCTGCCTAGCTGTTGCCCCAACTGCGAGCAATTTTGATGGCCTGCCTAAATTTTAGCAGGTAGGGAGCAAACTGGTTTTTTGGTTTGCAATGACCAAAATCGATTTTTGCAGGCAGATCCGTTCCTGCCTGCTCGGATGCGAGCGACAAAGTGCCCAGCCCGGTCAACTCGGGAAAATGGGCCGGGCGGATGGTGCGTCCGGTCGTGTCGGCAAGGAATTGGGTAAAGTAGGGATTGGTGCACATGCCCCCATCAATCAGCAGCTCATCGGCCATTGGTACGCACATGTGCATGGCGTCGATCACCTCTGCAGTTCGCAGGGCGATGCCTTCAAGGATTGCCTGCATCAGATCGGCAGGTTGGTGGTCGATGCTCAGGCCGAGCCAGCATCCTCTTGTGTCGCTGCTCCAGTGTGGGCAGCCAAGGCCGGTCAGTGCTGGCACGAAGGTGAGGCCGCGTTCGATGGCGGGGGTGGCGTCAAACTGGCTGATTGCTGAAAAGTCAGAGAAGAGGCCGAGCGAGCGCCCCCAGTTGACCGCGGCGCTTGCCGAAAAGACGCCGCCATCAAGGGCGTAAACCGCGGGTTTGTCATGCGTTTGCCAGGCGACCGTCGGCAGAAGGCCAAGGTCGGAGCGGTTGATGATCTCGTTGCCGGTGACCATCAGCGCAAAGGCTCCGGTGCCAAAGGTGACTTTTGCCTCGCCTCTTTCCCTGCAACCAAATCCATAAAGGGCGGCTTGCTGGTCAACAATGCTTGCGGTTACCGGGACGGGGCCGTGGTCGGTGGAGATGCTGCCGAAGTCGCCGGTGGTTGGAACAATGGTGGGCAGACATTGGATGGGAATGCCGAAGAGATCACAAAGGGTTTCGTCCCATGTGAGCGTCTTGAGATTCATCAAGGACGTGCGGCTTGCGGTGCTCACGTCGGTGACGCAGTGGCCCGTCAGGCGATGAAGAAAGAAAGCGTCGGTTGTGCCAAGGCGCAGCGTTCCGCGTGTCAGGGCGTCTTTTGCCTTTGGCTGGGTTTTGAGGATCCAGCCAAGCTTACTGGCGGAAAAATAGGGATCAAGCGGCAGGCCTGCTCTGGCAAGGGTTTCATCTTCCGCGCCCGCTTCGCGCAGGATATCAAGGTGAGCTGCCGTGCGGTTGTCCTGCCAGACAATGACCGGCGAAAGGGCTTCAAGGGTCTCGGCGTCCCATGCAAGGCAGCTTTCGCCCTGATTGTCGATGCCGATGGCGTCGAGCGGTCCGCAGGCATTGATGCAGGCAAGAATGTTTCTGATAAGCTCTTCTGGATCATGCTCAACCCAGCCATCCTCAGGATAGCGCTGTTCGTGGCTTTCCGTATGGATGACCTGGATGCGACCATCCTCGTCCACCATGATGGCTCGGGTGCTGGTTGTTCCCTGATCTATGCTTGCGATGCGCATCTAGGTCTGGTTCCGTCGGCTAGGATTCGATGGTCAGTTCAATGTCACGGGTGGGGGCCAATTTGTAAATGGCATCGAGCGGTAACAAGGTCCGCCGGACAGGACGTGTTTTGATTGGGCAGGACCAGATGAGATCCGAGCCGGAGCGGGCGACGAGCTGTCCGTTGATCGGCTGGTTTGCGCCGATCTGCATATGCTTCATGCCGAGGGATTGGTCGTTCGATAGGCTGCAGACGGAGAGGCGTTGCGGCAGGATGAATTTCAGCGCAGGGTCTTTTGCAATCAACCTGATGGGAGGCTGGTTTTCGCTGAGTGTGCCGGACAGATCCGCAAGGATATGCTTTGCTGTTGCCACGCCTTCGCGCCAGCAGAAGCCGGAGGTCTCAACCGGGCGCAGCAGGTTCCCGGCCGAGAAATAGGCGGGATCGGAGCTGCGTCCGAATTGGTCGATGATCGGCCCGCCGGAGCCGGGATCCACCTCGATCGGGCTGTGGCGCAATAGGGCGGCTTCCGGGCGGAAGCGGCCGGAGACAATGACCCCGTCACATTCGATCCGGTTGGGGGTGCCGTCAGGAGCTGTGAAGCTGATGGCTTCAACCGTCT encodes:
- a CDS encoding FGGY family carbohydrate kinase codes for the protein MRIASIDQGTTSTRAIMVDEDGRIQVIHTESHEQRYPEDGWVEHDPEELIRNILACINACGPLDAIGIDNQGESCLAWDAETLEALSPVIVWQDNRTAAHLDILREAGAEDETLARAGLPLDPYFSASKLGWILKTQPKAKDALTRGTLRLGTTDAFFLHRLTGHCVTDVSTASRTSLMNLKTLTWDETLCDLFGIPIQCLPTIVPTTGDFGSISTDHGPVPVTASIVDQQAALYGFGCRERGEAKVTFGTGAFALMVTGNEIINRSDLGLLPTVAWQTHDKPAVYALDGGVFSASAAVNWGRSLGLFSDFSAISQFDATPAIERGLTFVPALTGLGCPHWSSDTRGCWLGLSIDHQPADLMQAILEGIALRTAEVIDAMHMCVPMADELLIDGGMCTNPYFTQFLADTTGRTIRPAHFPELTGLGTLSLASEQAGTDLPAKIDFGHCKPKNQFAPYLLKFRQAIKIARSWGNS